A window of Oligoflexus sp. genomic DNA:
TCCACGTAGCCTTCCCCACGGACATTGCTGTCTTTGGTGGACAAGAAGAACTGCTCGGTTTGAACCACTCCCCCATTGACTTGAAACGAGGCATACATGCAATTGATGGTAGTGGGAGGGTTGTCGGCAAGGATTGCTGCCAGGGTTTCCGTGAGATCCATGCTCAGGGCTTCCACGATCGTCGAGGCAAGATATCCCTGTTCAATGGCAAACTGCATCTGACCATCAGCATGGGAGGCCCACTGTGCGATGCTTGAACCTTGACTCTTGAGCTGCAGTGTACCCATGAGTTTGCCTTTGACCAGCTCGCGGGACGAGAGGTGAATCGCGGGGATGCGCAGCGCCATGCGGCGTGCAGCCGCCGTGAGGTTCAGCGATTCCAGTCCCAAGCTTACCAGAAGACGGTGTGGAGTCGACCCGGCATCCAGAGTAACACTCCCCCCCAGATTGCCGAGCGAAGCATAGATATTGAAGGGAGAAATAGAAAGACGCCCCTCACGAAGTCGAATATGAGCATCTGCCTGGACCGGACGTGCTGTTCGCGTCCGGCCATAATACTCCGCGACGCGGACACGGATGTCACCCTGAAACTTTTTCATGAAAGCCAGGGGGATATGTTTTTCGGATAGAAGCGTTTCCTTGCTCCCCGCCTTCTGTCTTTTTTCCGCTGTCGTCTGATCCGTATCGGTGTTCAAGAGTCCTGCCAGATCCTGATAACGAAGCTTTGCCAGAACGATATCCCCTACCCAAGATGGCTTCGAGGTTTCAAGGTTCAAAGCAAGGTCCCCCTGCAAATGACTGCCCCCCAGGCGGACATCAAGGTCAGAAAAGTTGTAAAGTCCACGCTCATAGGCCAGTCGGAACGAAAGCTTATAAGGCGGAATTGAACCGAGTGAAGCAGGCAGCAGCGCTTGCAGCCGCCGTGCGTGTTGGCCCTGGGCCTTGACTCTGAGATGATAGCTTTCCTGATCCAGGCGAAGACCGCCTCCCACGGACAGATCCTGTCCAGCGATGGCCAGCTTAAACTCCACAGGATAGGCGCGACGACTGTTACGGAAGTCCAAATAGGAACCCAGCTGCGCGGTCAACTGATAGGGTAAATCCATAATGGAACCTTCACTGGAAAGACTCAGTGGCTGGTCCACCGCCGGTGACGTGAGACGTAGAAACGCAACACGACCTTTCAAGTCCTCGCCTTTTTTCAGATAGACCCAGCGCAGGTCCTGAATGATCACAGACTGCAGGATAAGAGGCGGATACGCCGCAAGCTTGATCTGGATTCCTGGCTCTTTTTTCTGAGGCTTCCGTGTATCCACGGGCGTCCTGCGCAGACGCAAAAGACCATCCGTGATTCGAAACGAGATACCCAGAGCCTGATCATCTCGTTCTCGGGGCCATTGCACGGCCATCTTCATAGTTCTGGCCGTCAGATACGATACTGGCCATGGTCGCGGCAAGGGAAGAAAAGCCTGACCAGCGCGAATGAAGTCAAAGGCATCGCCCTGCCGCGTGACTTGAAATTGGACGGTCCGGTCCCGGCTGTCGACGATAAAAGACCCAGCGAGACCACTCTGACCGATAGCCAGCTGAAATGGTTCAAGGGCCAGCCGACCATGATCCAGAGTAACCGTCGCCTGCACATCCCGCAGCTGAGTCCGACCCCTCCGCCCACGGTACTCATCAATGGACACAGTTAAGTGAACGACGTAGGTCTGCAGAAGACTAAGAGGCATGAGCTGATCGAAGTCGCTCCAAGGCCTATGCTTGTCCTTTGCACCGACTTTACTCGATGGGCCTGGTTCGGACGTGGGCAGAAAAGCCGCAAAATCCTGGTAGCGCAATAGACGGGAATGAAGCTGCCCCACCAGCGAAGTACGTCTGGACTCGAATTGATAGACGAGGTGGCCTTCGAGTTCGCTGAGGCCGATTCTCAGCGCCAGCTGGTTCAATTGAATGCCTGCTGCCGTGCGGATAAGCTGAGCGCTGAAACTATAGGGGGGTGCTCTCAGAAGACTGAGCGCATGCGTCGCAGGTTTACGTGGAATGGCTTGAGGATCGCCTTCGGCCGCGACATCAAGACGAAATGTAGCATCGGCAAGATCAACGACGCCAGAAACGTGAGTCTTCTGCTCGGCTATGGCCAGATCGAACTGTATCGGAAAATAATGCGCTTGAGCTTGAAAGGCTGCAAGTGAACCCAAAGTTCCTGTCAATTGATAGGGAAGCTCCCTGAATGCCCCACGGCTGGTGAGACGGACAGGCGAATCCGGTCCAGACGCATGAATCCGAAGGCCGGTAATATCCAATGCCAGCACTTCCTTTCCAGAGTCACGCTGCATTTCGATTCTGAAAAGTTGCACATCAGCATCCTGTATAAAAACCAGCGGCCAATTATCCACAAAGGAAGACGCTTGTTCTTCGTCTTCTCCCGTCGCATCCTTCTCTGCTGCCGTCATTCGCAGATAGGCATTTTTAAGAGAAATATGATCAATAAGGAGTCGGTCATCGAACCATGACAGAGGGTGGAGCACGACCGAAGCTTGCTGAGCGGAAAAGGCCTCATCGCCACCTGCAACGTCGTACTGCAGATCCAAGCCAGTCACTCTTAAGGATGAAGTGCGTCCGATGTGAACATTGAAGCTTTTGAGGCTGTCCACGCGCCAGTCAGTTGATCTTTGGACGAGGTTAGCGACGATGTCCAGATGCCTGTTCCAGTCGATCGTATTAATAGCGAATAGAAGAAGCACGAAAAGACAGAGAATACCGATCCCCACAGCGAAAATAGAGCCGAAGAATCCTTTCATCGCCTTCATAGCTCACTCCTCAGTTTTCATGTGAGCAGCGAATCTGTCTTCGTCGTGCAACAATTATTCCGGGCTATGGGATGAACCCACACGCTTTCAAAGTATTCTTCTGGCGTAATAGCGACATGCATAGAGCCTCTGATCCGCGCTGTCGAGTCATGCCGAACAGGTTTAATGTGTTAACGCACAATCTCGAAACTCGATTTTGGGCACACGAAATGCAATGCATTTGAACTGATCCTTGCGATCCCAAGGATTTTTTCATCAACTCAACCAACCAAGGAGGTAACCATGAAATTTGCCAAAACGTTTCTGGCCTTTGGATTGGCCCTGGGCCTGATAGAAACCCAGGCACGAGCGGACAATGAAAAGGACAATAAAACGAACAAAACCACAGAGAGCAAGGAGAGGAACGCAAAAGCCCAGACGCAACCAACACCTGTGGTGGTGACTGAATTCTGGACCATCTACATCGATCGCCTGGAAAAGGAATCGGTGGCTGTGGAGTTCCCGAAAGGCTCTGCGGAGCTTCCAGCGGCCGAGCAGACACGGATCAGTGACTGGACGCGCGCCTGGAAGCAGGAGAAAGATATCGACAAGATTATAGTGGCTGCGTGGTCGGATGAACCTTATCCGGCTCAGAGCACCACAAGACTCTCCGAGGCCTCGCGTGATCTTGCCGAGAAACGCGCTGACACCGTCGAAGACTTGATCGAGAAATCGGGTATCAGTGACGTTGATACATTCAGCATGGCCGAGAAACCGAACTGGTTCCAAAAAGCTTTTGCGACCGATGCGGCTCAGATCAAGGGAGCGGTCCCGAACAAGCGGATGGATTCTTTGAATGAAGATAGGATCAGAAAGATCCTTGACGCCAAAGGCGGGCCATCCAAAGCTGTCATCATCGTGAAACGCGACATGAATCGACAGGCAACTTAAGAACCTATTCGCAAAGATGCCTGTTCCTGTATCGCAGGAACAGGCATTCTTTAAACCATCTACTGACGTGAACGGCACTAGGGAGCCATCTTGTTTTCATGATCCGAAGAAGGTGTGCCCAGCTGAGACTTCGATGCATTCGAATCATCTGGCGGACAGTCAGCGGCTGCGAGAGCGCCTGGCTTTCCCCCGACAGTGGCTGAAGCAGGAGTTGCCCCAGGCGGAGGACAAGGAATGGCCTTCCCTGAAAGGCTATTCTGCGCCGCGCTCCTGTCATCAGAAAGCTTTGTCTCCTGATTCACGGGTGCCACCCGCGGCGGGGTTGCGGCCGCTGGATCGGAATATTCCCCTTCGGCAACTGGTTCCGGCCTGGTGAGTGGCGCCTGATATTCATTAGCCTCATAAGGTTTGCGATTGCAACCCATGAGAACTGTAAATAGTGCACATAAACCGATATTTCCGCGAAGCCTGGATATTCTCATGGTGGACCTCCTATCTCGCTTGGTAAAACAATCGGCATTTGCCGCTCTGGATCCATGCAATTTAGCGTCCATGGATCAGTTGTCGGGACCGATGCAGACGTGAAAATCCTGGCCTTCCCAACTCTGGGAATTCAGCCAATAGAAGGTGAAATCCACGGCTTTGACGCCGGCCTGCAGGCAGAGATCCACCGACTGCAGAAGAAAACCATTATCTCGTGTCTCGATATCATGGATGGATTGCCATCCATCGTCAGACCAACGCACACGGGCAGGAGTCGCCGTCTCAATACGAAAACACGGACAGCACGGTACGCTTCGGAGTTTATTATTAAAGCGCCAGATCGGAATGATTTTTTGAGGCTGATGCGGAATGAAATGCTGCCGAACCACATCCTCCTGATCCACGATGCGCCCATCGGCCAACGAAAGGCAGAGTTTGATATATTCCGCATGAGACCAAACCAGAGGCATGGCGCTGCCGGTGGGGCATCCCCGCGCAAGGTGATGATCGGGAATGTCATCAGCATCCCAGACCTGCTCAGGCAGAAGGCAGGAGGCATTGCTGAAGGCGGCCATGGTTTGCGCCAGCCGTTCGGCTGTTTCCCGACGTCCGGCTGCCAACTCATAGTGAGCGCGTTCGCCTGTTAAAATAGGCCAGAGTCGTCCTTTGCCAGAACCGTCGAACGGGGAACCATCGGGCTTCTCCCCATACCGATCACTGGCATAGCGATGCCAACCAGGTCCGAAGGGTGTTTCCGACTTCAGCACATGGTCGACGACTCTCACACTGGCCACGATGCGGGGATCATGAGGATCTCTGAGCCCGAAACGAACCAAAGCCAACACATCAGGACTGACCTGGGCTTCAATCTTTGCGGTCTGCAAAAGAGCGGAAGCCTTCGGCAGTTTGCCAGGCACCGAAACACCTTCCGGCAGGATATTGGCGTAATAACCCTCCAGATTCAACTCGTGGGCAAGCCCTGTATTCCGCACATAGGTCCATGTCTCAATTCGGGAATTCCACCAGTCGGACGCCTCTTCCAGATAGCGAGCTTCCGCCTCCTTGCCCAATTTTTTGGCCATTTCCCCGGCTAAAAACAAGGCTGCAACCTGCACAGCCAAAGAATAGAGCGAGTAGCCGGCTTCGTTTTCCCAACGCCCTTCTCCCGTCACAGGTCCGTGCGCAAGGATATAGGATGCAGCCTTTTGTATCATCGGCCAGAACTCTGCCAGCTTCTCAGAGGTCCATCGCTGACGGTGGCTGATGGCATAGAGCAGCAGCAGCGGACTCGCCGTCTCGTCCATCTGAATGCCATCCCACCAAGCTTGACCCGTGACCCACATATTCTGGGCCCAGTGCCCATCCTGGTCCTGTGTGCGCTGCAGATAGTGAAGTGTGCTTTCGACTTCGGCATTCGCATTCAGCGCGACAAGCGCCCCTGCTGCCTCACACATATCACGCGGCCAAATCATATGATAACCGGCCCGAGAGCCCTCTCCGTTTATTTCGCCCCAAGGCATGGCGAGGCTGGCAATGATGCCGCCTGGATTTTCCTTGGCCATATGGGTTTTGAGGACGAGGCAGCTCGTCATCCACAGTTCTTTGCGAGCGCTAGCAGGCCGATCCACCGGCAGACCATGCAACCATCGTCGCCAATTCTGAAGATTGACGGTCCAGGCATCGGCAAAGCCGCGGCCTAATGATGTCAAAGCATTCTTGGCCGCTTCATCAGCGGAGCTGCCAAAACCCATGGCGAGGCAGGATGGATTCCTTGTGATTTGCAGTGTGATGGCCACAGAGCCATCCGAAGCTTCATGGAAGACCTCGCTTAATTTTCTGTCCCGCCGCAGAACCTGCCAGCCGTCACTCGACCCGACATATCCAACAGAACCAGCGCTGAAATCCGGCTTGCTGATGACGGCCATAAATGTTTTGCCATGGCTGGAAAAAGCCACAGGATGGCCTCGCCATTCATCAATCCAGGCGGAATTATGCGACACCTGGTTATCCAGATGCGGCGTGATGAGCGCAAAAAGCTGCAGAGGATCCGACTTATGCGCCGGGAGCAGATGCAGCTCCTGCAGCAGGACCGGAAGTTCCGGGTCCGCTGTGATGTGTTTGATGAGCGAATAGCGCCCCTGCTTGCAGCGGCTTCGAACGGTATAATTCGGAACACCCCATTCCTCGGTCGTCACGTCTGCAGCGGCATCGCATTTCTCTTCAGAAAAAAACTGCCGACCATCCGTAACGATAAAACCAAGTTCGCGCAAGCTGGGCGTGTCAATCCGCGGAAAATAAACTTCGGTGACGATTCCCTGGCACAGAGTAAACCACAGACGACTTTCTGGATGCAGAGCGGTCCCAACCGCTTCCTTGGCTCCAGGTGCCCAGGGCGTCGCGACCCCGGGATGACCATAGGCTTTTCGCTCTTCCTGTGCCCATCCCATAGTAATCCCCCTTTGTCGCGAGCCTTGTCGTCTTCATCATCATGCCGCGCCGCATCATTCTCGTCTTCGTCATAAGCCCCGATGCCCTGCAGAGCTTTCATACTGATTGCGGCAGAGGTTCCGGGTGCAAGGCCCATGCCCAGCAATTATGCCCACGATAGGTCATCTGGTATAATGCCGCTGCGCCCTTTTTCATCCATATGTTTTATCTATGAATAACCTAAGAAATATATATTTTACTTGGACGCACTTTTACGATCTCATGGTTGGATATATGATGTTACGAAGGGCTCGAAACATGAATATTCCGATGCTGTCCTTTTCCCTTTGCGCCTCGCTCTTTCTCTGCATGTGCGCGGAGGCTCCTACGGATCGGCCTCAGGCGCGCACCCTGTCAAAGTCCTCGGTGCAGTCTTTCAAAGGCTATAAAATACGAAGATTCAAGCTTGCTCAGCACGCTTATGTTTTACCCTTTCGCTGCTTTTTTGCCGCCAAACCCCGGGAGCAAGCCCGCCAGAGAATCAACACTGCGGACTTCCGGCAGGATAAGGCCTCCCGCCTGGAAACGAGGAACATCGACACTACGCCTTTCACCCCC
This region includes:
- a CDS encoding AsmA family protein, producing MKAMKGFFGSIFAVGIGILCLFVLLLFAINTIDWNRHLDIVANLVQRSTDWRVDSLKSFNVHIGRTSSLRVTGLDLQYDVAGGDEAFSAQQASVVLHPLSWFDDRLLIDHISLKNAYLRMTAAEKDATGEDEEQASSFVDNWPLVFIQDADVQLFRIEMQRDSGKEVLALDITGLRIHASGPDSPVRLTSRGAFRELPYQLTGTLGSLAAFQAQAHYFPIQFDLAIAEQKTHVSGVVDLADATFRLDVAAEGDPQAIPRKPATHALSLLRAPPYSFSAQLIRTAAGIQLNQLALRIGLSELEGHLVYQFESRRTSLVGQLHSRLLRYQDFAAFLPTSEPGPSSKVGAKDKHRPWSDFDQLMPLSLLQTYVVHLTVSIDEYRGRRGRTQLRDVQATVTLDHGRLALEPFQLAIGQSGLAGSFIVDSRDRTVQFQVTRQGDAFDFIRAGQAFLPLPRPWPVSYLTARTMKMAVQWPRERDDQALGISFRITDGLLRLRRTPVDTRKPQKKEPGIQIKLAAYPPLILQSVIIQDLRWVYLKKGEDLKGRVAFLRLTSPAVDQPLSLSSEGSIMDLPYQLTAQLGSYLDFRNSRRAYPVEFKLAIAGQDLSVGGGLRLDQESYHLRVKAQGQHARRLQALLPASLGSIPPYKLSFRLAYERGLYNFSDLDVRLGGSHLQGDLALNLETSKPSWVGDIVLAKLRYQDLAGLLNTDTDQTTAEKRQKAGSKETLLSEKHIPLAFMKKFQGDIRVRVAEYYGRTRTARPVQADAHIRLREGRLSISPFNIYASLGNLGGSVTLDAGSTPHRLLVSLGLESLNLTAAARRMALRIPAIHLSSRELVKGKLMGTLQLKSQGSSIAQWASHADGQMQFAIEQGYLASTIVEALSMDLTETLAAILADNPPTTINCMYASFQVNGGVVQTEQFFLSTKDSNVRGEGYVDLRKKYIDYRFEASAKDFSIGSVASPVSFKGPLQNIRISTSRKELLIKTAASFGLGTLINPFLAVVPFIEPGLEKPGQCERYQDRIVLTHQKADERVSSR
- a CDS encoding glycoside hydrolase family 15 protein; translated protein: MGWAQEERKAYGHPGVATPWAPGAKEAVGTALHPESRLWFTLCQGIVTEVYFPRIDTPSLRELGFIVTDGRQFFSEEKCDAAADVTTEEWGVPNYTVRSRCKQGRYSLIKHITADPELPVLLQELHLLPAHKSDPLQLFALITPHLDNQVSHNSAWIDEWRGHPVAFSSHGKTFMAVISKPDFSAGSVGYVGSSDGWQVLRRDRKLSEVFHEASDGSVAITLQITRNPSCLAMGFGSSADEAAKNALTSLGRGFADAWTVNLQNWRRWLHGLPVDRPASARKELWMTSCLVLKTHMAKENPGGIIASLAMPWGEINGEGSRAGYHMIWPRDMCEAAGALVALNANAEVESTLHYLQRTQDQDGHWAQNMWVTGQAWWDGIQMDETASPLLLLYAISHRQRWTSEKLAEFWPMIQKAASYILAHGPVTGEGRWENEAGYSLYSLAVQVAALFLAGEMAKKLGKEAEARYLEEASDWWNSRIETWTYVRNTGLAHELNLEGYYANILPEGVSVPGKLPKASALLQTAKIEAQVSPDVLALVRFGLRDPHDPRIVASVRVVDHVLKSETPFGPGWHRYASDRYGEKPDGSPFDGSGKGRLWPILTGERAHYELAAGRRETAERLAQTMAAFSNASCLLPEQVWDADDIPDHHLARGCPTGSAMPLVWSHAEYIKLCLSLADGRIVDQEDVVRQHFIPHQPQKIIPIWRFNNKLRSVPCCPCFRIETATPARVRWSDDGWQSIHDIETRDNGFLLQSVDLCLQAGVKAVDFTFYWLNSQSWEGQDFHVCIGPDN